The following are encoded in a window of Colletotrichum lupini chromosome 3, complete sequence genomic DNA:
- a CDS encoding vacuolar fusion protein MON1: MGEDHENGPSEEQPPPLPPRPSMESNDSIDSRMAMAAATTAITPLDIQTLSFPDGSRGTFSTTGSRAVSTPVQSSSGQATPTRTLGEGEDSMSIASFSPTLRPPNDIASLLMGEFNKRSPAWNLLRSQSATVPPFETLRMDNITRNLAGFEHEFDDLPDEADTSFKDEDRVTMWKAKLKHYMILSSAGKPIYSRHGDLGLINSSMGVIQTLISFYEGAKNPLSGFTAGTTRFVVATQGPLYFVAISRLGESDSQLRAQLEALYMQILSTLTLPTLKNIFVHRPSSDLRKPLEGTEPLISSLADNFTKGSPSALLGALECLKLRKSQRHAINNAFLKQRTDKLLYGLIVAGGKLVSVIRPRRHSLHPSDLQLIFNMLFESGGIKAGGGENWIPLCLPAFNNRGYLYMYVSFFDGVDGEQATGQEAPVHKDEELAIILISPDKESFFELKQMRDNVAASLAKSGHLSLIQTAARAGRPKTTDIAPGGQISHFLYKSRANVQFSMSALDPVFSSLMARRRLMGLYHQLHAAVHAKHSHMRVLHSVSEDATSLAWITPIFEFYCVAGPNVSRAVLTQGANKVIQWARREEERVFIIGGGVF, encoded by the coding sequence ATGGGCGAGGACCACGAAAACGGCCCCAGCGAGGAGCAACCTCCCCCTCTGCCTCCACGGCCGTCGATGGAATCGAATGACTCGATAGATTCGAGAATGGCCATGGCAGCCGCGACTACCGCCATTACACCTCTCGATATCCAGACCCTGTCTTTCCCAGATGGTTCGCGCGGCACTTTCTCGACCACAGGCAGCAGGGCCGTTTCAACCCCAGTACAGTCCTCGAGCGGACAAGCTACTCCAACGAGGACGCTGGGTGAGGGCGAAGATTCTATGAGTATCGCCAGCTTCTCCCCGACCCTGCGGCCGCCCAACGACATCGCAAGCCTATTGATGGGGGAGTTCAATAAGAGAAGTCCGGCATGGAACCTCCTCAGGTCGCAATCGGCAACTGTGCCACCCTTCGAAACCTTAAGGATGGATAACATAACCCGTAATCTGGCTGGGTTCGAGCACGAGTTCGACGACCTACCCGACGAGGCCGACACGAGTTTCAAAGACGAAGATCGAGTCACCATGTGGAAGGCAAAGTTGAAGCACTACATGATCCTTTCATCGGCGGGCAAACCCATCTACAGTCGTCACGGAGACCTGGGGCTGATCAACTCGTCCATGGGTGTCATTCAAACCCTCATATCTTTTTATGAAGGGGCTAAGAACCCCTTGTCCGGCTTCACCGCTGGAACTACGCGATTTGTTGTTGCAACGCAAGGGCCCCTCTACTTCGTGGCCATCAGTCGGCTCGGCGAAAGTGACTCACAGCTACGAGCGCAACTCGAGGCTCTGTACATGCAGATCCTGTCGACACTGACCTTGCCCACGCTGAAAAACATCTTTGTCCATCGACCATCGTCCGATCTTCGAAAACCACTCGAAGGAACTGAGCCCCTGATTTCGTCCCTTGCCGATAATTTCACGAAAGGCTCCCCGTCAGCACTGCTTGGCGCCTTGGAATGTCTCAAGCTGCGCAAGTCCCAGAGACATGCCATCAACAATGCCTTCCTCAAGCAGAGGACAGACAAGCTTCTGTACGGCTTGATTGTAGCCGGTGGTAAACTGGTCAGTGTTATTCGTCCGCGTCGCCACTCTCTGCACCCAAGCGACCTCCAACTCATTTTCAATATGCTATTCGAATCGGGTGGCATCAAAGCCGGCGGCGGAGAAAATTGGATTCCCCTGTGCTTGCCGGCCTTCAACAATCGCGGCTACCTGTACATGTACGTCAGCTTCTTCGACGGTGTCGACGGCGAGCAAGCCACGGGGCAAGAGGCGCCGGTACACAAGGATGAAGAACTCGCCATCATCCTCATCAGCCCGGACAAGGAGTCCTTCTTTGAGCTCAAGCAAATGCGTGATAACGTCGCGGCTTCTCTGGCCAAGTCGGGCCATCTCTCACTTATACAGACCGCCGCGCGTGCCGGACGGCCAAAAACCACAGACATTGCTCCGGGTGGTCAGATATCGCACTTCCTCTACAAGTCCCGTGCGAACGTGCAGTTCAGCATGTCCGCCCTCGACCCCGTATTCTCCTCCCTGATGGCCCGTCGCCGCCTCATGGGCCTATATCATCAACTGCACGCTGCCGTCCACGCGAAACACTCCCATATGCGTGTTCTACATTCCGTCTCCGAGGATGCTACTTCTTTAGCCTGGATCACACCAATATTCGAATTTTACTGCGTAGCCGGCCCCAACGTGAGCCGTGCCGTACTTACCCAAGGCGCCAACAAAGTTATCCAGTGGGCCCGTCGCGAGGAGGAACGGGTCTTCATTATTGGCGGAGGCGTATTCTGA